The genomic DNA TTTGAGTGAGCAGGTAAGGAGTTTACATTTTATTGTAATGTTAGGGAAAGCCATATAAGGGTGTTAATCAGAAAGATGACATTCTGATAATCTGTTGCTGCATTACAAACCACTCCAGAACTTACGgcttaaaaaaacaatttattattatattttgaggGGCTGCTCATTGCAGATACCTGAAGATTTCTTCACTCATATTGCTGATTCCTGGGTTAGGATGTTGAGATGACTGGAACAGCTGGGGGCTGGTCAGgtatctctctcccttcccctccccctctctaAGCAGTCTCTCCACATGGCTAGCTTGGGCTTGTGTACAACATGGTGGTCTCAGGATAGCTGGAGTTCTTACATGACAGCTGACTCCCTTAGAGTGAACAATCAGGACACAGGAATTAGAAGCTGCCAGACTCTTAGAGCCTGGGTGCACAAACTGACACAATGTCACTTTTGCCCTATTCTGTCAGTCAAAGCAGTCACAGAACCCACCATTATTCAGGGAGGGGACATAGATCTCATAGATTCCTATAGATGGGAAAAGAGTCAAAGAATTTGTGACCATCTTTAATCTACCCaagatgataatttttttttttttcttcattttaaaggcATGAAATGACTGGGGGAAGGGGGCAGTTTAGTGCTCACCCTTTAGGCTCCCATGGCATCCTGTGGCTATCTTCAGCAACACCTCTCATACCATGCCGTTTTGCAGTTATTTGTTATATTAATATATCTGTTTTCTCCACCAGTCTAAGCTTCTGAGGATAAAGACTTTCGCTCATTCTTGTGTTCCCAGCACCTAGCAGCTCATAGtagatacttaataaatgttttatgacTTAAAGGATAATTATAAACACAATCAGAGGGAGGCCAAAGAGTATACTTTCAGTTATAGTCATTATAAACTATATCATATTTGTGATACACAAGATCTAGCTTTTaaaacctttttgttttttctcagaTAAAAATGCCAAGTAATGCTTTAGCATTATAATCCTGTCTGAAGATTTCTTCAGTGAATTGTAACTCCTTATGAGTATTATgagtattttattaatatttcagtACCACTTTTATACTGAGAAAGTTGTCAAAATAAACCTGTGACtctttcataaaaatgaaaacatcttaTTCACAAGTCAGCAATTTTTATTGGTGTCTCCTCTGTTTAAAGACACAGTCTCATTTTGAACGACTAACATTTTAGTTATAGGGGAGTGGATGATTCAGGAAAGGATGGGGTCAGTAGTCCAAATGCAGTGAGTGATAAACAGCAGAAACCTTTTTTTTAGTGTAAAAATAAGCTTCTCTCTGTGAGAAAATAGTTATCTGCaacttttttttacttaattttgacCTAAACTAATGAAATTCTTGCATATATTCTGTTTCAGGTATCCTGAAGCAGTTTATGTTGTTTATACTGGTGATGTTCATGTCAGTGGTGAACAGATACTGGAAGGTGCTTTCAGAAGATTTAACATCAGATTAATTTACCCAGTGAAGTTTGTTTTCTTAAGAAAACGCTACCTTGTGGAAGATTCACTCTATCCTCACTTTACCTTGCTGGGCCAAAGTCTAGGATCCATTGTTCTTGGCTGGGAGGCTCTGATGCAGTGTGTTCCTGATGTCTACATCGATTCCATGGGATACGCTTTCACACTTCCTCTGTTTAAGTTTGTAGGGGCTTGCCGAGTCGGAAGCTATGTTCATTATCCCACTATCAGCACTGACATGCTCTCTGTAGTGAAGAATCAAAATGTTGGATTTAATAATGCCGCCTTCATTACCAGGAATCCTTTCCTCAGCAAAGTAAAGCTCATCTACtactatttatttgcttttgtttacGGACTTGTAGGTTCTTGCAGTGATGTTGTCATGGTCAATTCTTCTTGGACACTAAACCATATTCTTTCACTGTGGAAGGCTGGGAATCGCACTAATGTTGTTTATCCACCTTGTGATGTGCAGACATTTCTGGACATTCCCTTATATGAGAAAAAGATGACCCCGGGACATTTACTAGTTTCCATTGGTCAGTTCAGGCCTGAAAAGAATCATTCTTTACAGATCAGAGCCTTTGCTAAATTACTGGATAACAAGACAGCTGAGTCACTTCCTTCACTTAAACTTGTTCTCATTGGAGGTTGTCGTAACAAAGATGATGAGTTTAGGGTAAACCAACTGAAAAGGCTATCTGAGGCTCTAGGAGTTCAAGAAGAtgtggaatttaaaataaatattccattTGATGAATTAAAGAATTACTTGTCTGAGGCAACAGTTGGTCTTCATACCATGTGGAATGAGCATTTTGGGATTGGtgagtttttcctttaaacttgTTTGGTGCTATGCAATGTACATTTTAGGTTGTTTTGATAAAATGATAATAGTCTGAAAGTTTGCATCAAATCCTAATTCTCTTTCTTCAGTCCACCAATTACGATTTCCTCATTTGAGAACTCTGTTGGATAGTAGTTaatgataatagctaatattGATCACTTAGTGTGTGTGTGCAAGGGTGGGGGGTGCTGTGTCACAGCCTTTACAAGTATTATCAAATTTAATCCTCTCTAAAACCCTATTTGATAGGCtttgtttttattcccattttataaatgaggaaactcagGCACAAAGAGGTTtagaacttgcccaaagtcagtCCCGCAGTGTGGTGGTAGAGCTGGCATCTAATCTAGTTAGCCCCTGCTCTTAACTACCACATTTTCTGGCCCCCTCTCCCCATCTAACCCATCTACATATTGGTACAGATTCCTAGGCCTGCACTAATCCCAGCAAACTATCAAATTAGAATCTCTGGATGGGTCCCCagtaaaagtattttgaaaacatttctcgggatttttgtgtgtgtgtgtgcaccaaaatttgagaaccactgtctccTGAGGGGCTTCTCACAGTGATTCATTTCGTTCTTATATTGATTTTGCACTTGTTATTGAAATGgcctcccctcttctctctgccGTATCCCATCATGAGCATTCAACTTAAATCTCCTTgcctttcttatttattctggAACAAATTGCTGTCTCTATGGTGAGCTCCTGGTAAGCATACATTTTCATAGAATCAACTactcttttatatttaatttggttCAGTATATATTTATCAAATGCCTACTTTGTGCCTCACACTGCTAGGTATTaggggaaaatagaaaaacatataaGTGAAGTTTCCACTGGAACTTGCAGAGTTTGACTTGTCTGTGGGTCACATAAAATGGGCACAACAGTTGTATTTACGAGTCTGAAGTACAGGAGAGGGACCGGATCCAAAAACACAGATGGGGAAATTGTTGTCTGGGTAGTTACTGAGGTGGAAGTGGAGAGGATGGCCTAGGGGAAATGTGTGGATCAAGAAGAGGCTCTTAGTCCCAAATAGGAGGACAGTAACAGGAAATGGGCAGAGGAAGGGAAGCCAgccaagggaagagaaggagtAGACACAGAGAGGAGGAAAACTGATATGACAGAGTACAGTGTCTTGGAAATCAAGGAAGAGAGTGttgaggggagaagggaaagggcagCAGATCGCAGTGCTGTCCAGATGCTGGGTAAGGTAAGGAAGTCATTGGTGACCTGGGCAAGAGTAGTTTGAATGGAGAAGTGGAAGCAAAAGTCCAATTGTGGTAGGTCAGATATTGAGTAAAAGGTGAGCAAGTGGAATTGAGTGAGTGTGAGCCACACTTTCAGTAGGTTTATCTGTGAAAAGGAGATGAAAAGAGACATTGGCCAGAGGAGGACATGTGCCCTGAGGAggaacatgtatgtgtgtgtccttTGTTTTTAGGAGTTTGAACTGGCATAAGTGCTCATAGGAAGGGGCCAGTAGAGAGGGAGAGGTCGGAGATGCTGGAGGGAGAGGATAAACCGGATTAGAACTGAAGCCTCTGAGAAAGTACAGAGGCTCTGTATTCTGTTCTGTAGGTATTTTGCCAGTGTTAAAGAAAAAGTTATGATTTAATTTCTCTCCTTTGCTTCTAGAATATCAGTATGTGCCATTCTTGGGAGAATTGAGAAAACGGTCACTTAAATCATTTTCTGAAGGGCTCAGTTCTCTCAAGGAATACAGTTAAGAAATGCTGGCTAGAGTAATTTATACTTCTCATGTATTTCATTTGGCAGAAACTTAACTGCAACTTCCATTTAGCTCAGTACTACTGTTGGACACCCAAGTCTCATATAAGTGTGTCAGAAATCCAGGCAGTAACATAAACACCGGTGGTAACATGCTTCACTAAGGTggtttactgttttcttttttctgctaatGTTGTAAGTTGAActcttaaaattttacttttgacatatttttatctttcaatACCTATCTAAACCTATTATCTAACATCTTGCTAACATTCTCTAGTCTTCAACTTTGTTTCATTATCTGCACTATATATGTTTCTTGTATCCTGTTCTTTCATCTACTTGTCTGTTTTAAGAATCAAGCAACATTATTGTGAAGTTTTGAGAACTAAAACactcaaaattatttcattttccaccATGAAAGTTAAAGGAGCAAATATATAGACCTACAGAAATTTAATTAAAGCTCTCATGAGTTTCATAAAATTTTACGGGTATTCTGCTCATCCTTGTTTTGATAAatgtactaaataaataaatacctttttttgtgtctttttcagGAATTGTGGAGTGTATGGCAGCTGGCACAATTATCCTTGCACACAATTCAGGGGGGCCAAAGCTTGACATTGTAGTTCCTCACGAAGGAGATATAACTGGATTTCTGGCTGAAAGTGAAGAAGGTTATGCTGAGACTATGGCTCATATTCTTTCCATGTCTGCGGAAAAGAGACTCCAAATCAGAAAAAATGCCCGTGCATCTGTCAGCAGATTCTCTGATCAGGAGTTTGAGGTGGCATTTCTATCATCTGtggaaaagttatttaaataaTGCTTCATCTGCAcaaattaaagatattttatataaaatggttAAGCACCTTcgaatgtaaatatttttctaaactgATTCCCTGTTGTAATGAAGTCAGCCTGAGCAGTGTTCACAGCAGTATGTAAATGGCCAAGATATTTATttctatgaaaaagaaaagcaaatgtgcCTAAATGGAAAAGGTAGTTTTATGTAGTGAATAAAATGTCAAAGGTTAAATGTAAAAACTTTTAGATTAGGGTTTGGTctcaaattctgaaaaataaggtggtgaaagaaaaaaattaataatcttGAAGTTTGGTATATCTCATATTTTTCAAATCCTTTTTGTCAGACCACTACATTAGAAAATAGAGTTAAaggaaatgttgaaagaaaaatggATGACTTATAACTGATGAGCTAGCACTGGCAATTTTGGAACACTTAGAAAAATTCTGGTACATTTGAATACTAAACAATATTGTGGGTGACCCTTTTGAATCTACCTaatgatttttattaaaagagaaaagaaactttaAACAAGTTTATCTAATCATATTCTAAAAGCCTATAGTCAAAAGACATGACTGCCTGTGACTGCTTTATGGGTGTAGAAGCCTAGGTACTATCCTTTTTGTGACTGGGAGTTTgcaaaattgttttttgtttaatgCCAGATGCACATTTGTGTGGGCTTCTCTCCTTATGCCTCAACTGCTCCACATCTCAGCAGCTGGCAGTCAGCTTTAAGTCATTGATTCAAAAGGTCTGAGTGAGAATTTCCAGGTAAGTTGTTCCTGTGTGGTCTCCTGATCCATCTGCACGGTCTGTCAGCATCATTTGGTGTAAGATGGCGAAAGGGCACTGGACTAGCAGTAAGaatacctcagcccagcccccACTTCACCATTTACAAACCTCTGATCTTTCAACATCAAGGCTACCCcttaatgtctctgagcctcataTTCTTCATCTAGAATCTGGGGGTGTTAAAACTTGTCCTCCTTTTCACAAAGATGGCGCCAAAAGCGAAAAAGTAACCCTTGCCCCTCCCAAAACCgaagccaaagcaaaggctttgaaagccaagaaggcTGTCCTGAAAGGCGTCCACagccacaagaaaaagaagagccacACTTCACCCACATTCCAGCAGCCTAAGATGCTGCATCTCAGAAGACAGCCCAGATACCCTTGGACAAGCACCCCCAAGAGAAACAAGCTTGACCACTGTGCCATCATCAAGTTCCCCCTGACCACTGAGTCAGCCATGAAGAAGATTGAAGACAACAACACACTTGTGTTCATTGTGGATGTCAGGGCCAACAAGCACCAGAGCAAACAGGCTGTGAGTAAGCTCTGTGACGTTGAAGTGGCAGAGGTCAACACCCTGATCAGACTGGGATCATCTAAAGTTAGTCCAGCtggcaaattctaaatataagttttttgaccatttaaaaaaaaaaaacctgtcctCCCTACCTTTTAGATTTGTGATGCTGAGATAGAAAGTATGTGAAAGTACgaaagtactttgaaaattacAAAAGTTACTTTAAAGGTaacaatatataataaatatcttcTGTGATCCCATCTTTATCAGTGCAATACAACTCTATGGATTCTTGGTTTCTAAACCATTAGCTAGGAATCAGTATAAATTTAACAGGATAAATTTAACAGTTAATAACTAGCATAGAAAAGTTAATATTGCTTGGGCAGTTATGACTAATGAGAGCTGTATGTAAACAACTTCTAGCATTTTCTGCATACATAATCATTTCCTTCTAGTTTGGTGAATTGTTCTCCTTCACAGTCTGATACATCTTTGTGAGTGGCATCAAAAGAGGTGTATTATTCCTTTCTTCTAACCTTGCATCAATCCAGATAGCTTTATTATCTACTCCCAATTACATTTTTGATATGTCAGCATGGTCACAGGCCATCTTCTATCACCGAATCAAAAAGAAGCAACGCATAGAGTCCCAGGGTGTTCTGACACACCAACATAGCTTTGCATTGGAGATCACTCAACTTAGAACAGAAGGACTGGGAGAAATTGGAGTTGGAAGGAACCCTACAATATATAGTtctgttttctcttattttcagtATTACAGATAAGAACAGTTTAAAGAACTTAGTTGACTCCTTCAGCGTCACTAAACTGACAAATTAGAATTATAACCTGAGTGTTCTGACTCCCAGCCCAGTGAGACTTATCTTACAGCCAGTCCATGGCCCATTCAAGCTACACatttatgcaaataaaatcatgggactaaaaataaagaaatggaacagCAAAAGTAGAAGATATCGTGAAGGAAGAAAGGATTCTGGAattccataaaatattttaatatgtttcttcaaaatgattttcatttaccacaaacatgattggaaaatataatttggCATATATGTCCTCTTCCAACATTTGTAATGTGCTATtatgcatatttaatttttttctgaatgatGATTCCATGGAAAGTGTCAAAGCAACATGTCTGTCAGAGAACTTCTGCAACTATCAATTCCTGGAAGAAGTTGCTTTTAAGTGGTCCAAATATGCTATGTTTTAAACCCTTAGCAGTGGTGGGTCACATTCTTATTCCCAGTGTGAGCTATAAAATACAcgtgataatttctttgtataaTAGTCTTCTCCAACTGCTGGTTTGcatttaaatatgcatatttagAAATTGTTTTCATCTATCTTGGACACTTTTCCCAGCATGGGGCCTCATTCTGCATTATTTGTTATCTCATAATAATtccaagatatttaaaaaaacaacaaaacaaaactttcctGCTCCTGGTACCCAAGTAGAATAGGTTGTCAGGTTTAACAGACTTCTTTTTAATGGATATTTCAGACATACAGGAACTATATGTACTTTAATAATCTTCAGGGTATTTTACAAGGTCATCCTATGGATAAAATTGAGATGGGGTCAATGTGATTATTAGTGCTTTCAGAATATTTGTGTTAATTATGTAAATATACCCTAGACTCTAGGActgtgaatataaataaatagtgtTTCTGTGCTAAACCTGTCAGTACAATTAATAGTTATTTGTTACAGAGCTACAGCAATGTATACGAGATACTAGAATCAAATTATGCCCCTGTAATTTACCCTACCTCTCCCACTGCTCTTCTGCTAactgttttttcctctttctccacccTAAATCTAAGGCCACCTTTGGCACTGAAGCAGCAGCTTTATAGCTatgtgctgaaaaaaaaaattttttttggactATATGTAAATGTTACAAGACACTTAAAAGGGAGAATGAAGGATTGACAGCTATTGGTAGCATTTAAAGAATGATCAATTTGATAGCTATCATACATAGCTTTGCTTTTATAAGCAAGAGGCATAATTTTTCTAAGCTTTGTTCTATAAACACATGCAGGTCTGATCAATAGTTTCATCCTAAGTACCAATGTTCAAATAAGTCACTATTGATTGAACACCTCTCAGCACCCTCGCAACCTCAAGGAGCTTGCTACCAAGAGTGATAACTACA from Choloepus didactylus isolate mChoDid1 chromosome 12, mChoDid1.pri, whole genome shotgun sequence includes the following:
- the ALG11 gene encoding GDP-Man:Man(3)GlcNAc(2)-PP-Dol alpha-1,2-mannosyltransferase, whose product is MAAADGGWCLCESLRFFYSLFLPGLKVCGALCVCLVLVLWGIRLHLQGKKKSSTSKNGKNQMVIAFFHPYCNAGGGGERVLWCALRALQKKYPEAVYVVYTGDVHVSGEQILEGAFRRFNIRLIYPVKFVFLRKRYLVEDSLYPHFTLLGQSLGSIVLGWEALMQCVPDVYIDSMGYAFTLPLFKFVGACRVGSYVHYPTISTDMLSVVKNQNVGFNNAAFITRNPFLSKVKLIYYYLFAFVYGLVGSCSDVVMVNSSWTLNHILSLWKAGNRTNVVYPPCDVQTFLDIPLYEKKMTPGHLLVSIGQFRPEKNHSLQIRAFAKLLDNKTAESLPSLKLVLIGGCRNKDDEFRVNQLKRLSEALGVQEDVEFKINIPFDELKNYLSEATVGLHTMWNEHFGIGIVECMAAGTIILAHNSGGPKLDIVVPHEGDITGFLAESEEGYAETMAHILSMSAEKRLQIRKNARASVSRFSDQEFEVAFLSSVEKLFK